In Rhododendron vialii isolate Sample 1 chromosome 9a, ASM3025357v1, the following are encoded in one genomic region:
- the LOC131301259 gene encoding uncharacterized protein LOC131301259: protein MGVTDEQKVTLATFTFKGQALIWWEASQRLLSAPLPDVQPPVPQVITWARFVKAFNDKYCPEMYHFAQEAEFINLKQGSMSVAEYDAKFNALSAYAMDMVDTEGKEGRRFRKGLEDNVRTRITAYKEKDYADLVDMANKVGKDVEEMFEKREQTKRSKIAASQVRQASKSGGDYKGGSKFQHLKGQSDFKQQSGQGREVSKQSMNREGGSSGRGTFF, encoded by the coding sequence ATGGGAGTTACTGACGAACAGAAGGTGACCTTAGCAACTTTTACCTTTAAAGGGCAAGCTTTAATATGGTGGGAGGCAAGTCAGAGGTTGCTCTCAGCCCCATTACCCGATGTTCAGCCACCTGTGCCACAAGTGATTACATGGGCGAGATTTGTGAAGGCCTTTAATGATAAATATTGTCCTGAGATGTATCATTTTGCGCAAGAAGCAGAATTTATCAATCTTAAGCAAGGGAGTATGTCGGTGGCCGAATATGATGCCAAGTTTAATGCTCTTTCAGCTTATGCTATGGATATGGTGGATACTGAGGGAAAAGAAGGCAGACGGTTCAGAAAGGGACTGGAGGATAATGTTCGAACCAGAATAACGGCttataaagaaaaagattatGCTGATTTGGTTGACATGGCAAACAAGGTTGGCAAAGATGTTGAAGAAATGTTTGAAAAGCGGGAACAGACTAAGAGAAGCAAAATTGCAGCCAGTCAAGTTAGGCAAGCAAGCAAATCTGGTGGTGACTACAAGGGTGGAAGCAAATTCCAACATTTGAAGGGGCAAAGTGATTTCAAACAACAAAGTGGACAAGGGCGAGAGGTGAGTAAGCAAAGCATGAATAGGGAAGGTGGATCAAGTGGTCGAGGGACTTTCTTTTAG
- the LOC131301403 gene encoding uncharacterized protein LOC131301403: MGYPLEDTKPRNTPSHFAQKIVADCLVPKLGLDSKSPSHKTPLSAHLAQPQFAPTLQHQFNSNIHTKPSPAHQPNPKPITGQSKPKPKNWASLLQSQSPSLDMKLEHFLDLQKGKEALVEIDVELTKVGKWNCYLLGHLLDGKMAYPLLVSTARNQLKDLFVAVKPDVSGFYLFEFKDEQAKQ, from the exons ATGGGATATCCACTAGAGGACACTAAACCTAGGAATACCCCCTCCCATTTTGCTCAAAAAATTGTTGCTGACTGCTTAGTCCCCAAACTGGGGCTGGATTCCAAGTCCCCCTCTCATAAAACTCCACTAAGTGCACATCTTGCTCAGCCACAGTTTGCACCTACTCTACAACACCAATTCAATTCTAACATCCATACCAAGCCTTCTCCAGCTCACCAACCCAATCCCAAACCCATTACTGGACAAAGCAAGCCTAAACCTAAAAATTGGGCTTCTCTCCTGCAATCCCAAAGTCCATCATTGGATATGAAACTTGAGCATTTCCTTGACCTACAGAAAG GTAAGGAAGCTCTAGTTGAAATAGATGTGGAATTGACTAAGGTAGGAAAATGGAATTGTTATCTGCTAGGTCATTTATTGGATGGAAAGATGGCTTATCCCCTCCTTGTCTCCACAGCtagaaatcaattgaaagaCCTATTCGTGGCTGTCAAACCAGATGTTTCTGGATTTTACTTATTCGAATTCAAAGATGAGCAAGCTAAGCAATAG
- the LOC131301726 gene encoding uncharacterized protein LOC131301726 isoform X3, translated as MHLWSKMLYTIEICTIDPQTMKLLIFIFYFFRCLILRVNGELSQLDLVDGLERELTDSIELFWVTNGLSDEKSNLIEKVSWLDYGHKVMQVKFASANTFSFQVLSLFYLSDSSLQVCYPSPGVDPFKQEDFLQTLKWNLTVRYTLLVFFQLPELLLVFS; from the exons ATGCACTTATGGTCCAAAATGTTATATACGATAGAAATTTGCACTATAGATCCACAAACTATGAAGCtgctgatttttattttttatttctttaggTGTTTGATATTGAGGGTGAATGGGGAACTTTCACAGCTTGATTTGGTTGATGGGTTGGAAAGAGAGCTGACTGACTCTATTGAATTGTTTTGGGTAACCAATGGTCTATCAGATGAGAAGTCAAACTTGATTGAAAAGGTTTCCTGGTTAGATTATGGCCACAAAGTGATGCAAGTAAAATTTGCTTCGGCAAATACATTTTCGTTTCAAGTGCTCTCTTTGTTCTACCTATCTGATTCATCACTGCAAGTTTGCTATCCGTCTCCAGGTGTTGACCCTTTCAAACAGGAAGATTTCTTGCAG ACCCTGAAATGGAATTTGACCGTGAGGTATACCCTCTTGGTCTTCTTCCAACTGCCAGAGTTGTTGTTGGTGTTTTCCTAG
- the LOC131301726 gene encoding uncharacterized protein LOC131301726 isoform X1, with translation MHLWSKMLYTIEICTIDPQTMKLLIFIFYFFRCLILRVNGELSQLDLVDGLERELTDSIELFWVTNGLSDEKSNLIEKVSWLDYGHKVMQVKFASANTFSFQVLSLFYLSDSSLQVCYPSPGVDPFKQEDFLQLDPEMEFDREVYPLGLLPTARVVVGVFLEFQLARSSHVLSHLHRLKLYRIAYSDTFFRYPLGPISS, from the exons ATGCACTTATGGTCCAAAATGTTATATACGATAGAAATTTGCACTATAGATCCACAAACTATGAAGCtgctgatttttattttttatttctttaggTGTTTGATATTGAGGGTGAATGGGGAACTTTCACAGCTTGATTTGGTTGATGGGTTGGAAAGAGAGCTGACTGACTCTATTGAATTGTTTTGGGTAACCAATGGTCTATCAGATGAGAAGTCAAACTTGATTGAAAAGGTTTCCTGGTTAGATTATGGCCACAAAGTGATGCAAGTAAAATTTGCTTCGGCAAATACATTTTCGTTTCAAGTGCTCTCTTTGTTCTACCTATCTGATTCATCACTGCAAGTTTGCTATCCGTCTCCAGGTGTTGACCCTTTCAAACAGGAAGATTTCTTGCAG TTAGACCCTGAAATGGAATTTGACCGTGAGGTATACCCTCTTGGTCTTCTTCCAACTGCCAGAGTTGTTGTTGGTGTTTTCCTAGAGTTTCAACTTGCACGAAGTTCCCATGTTTTGAGCCATCTCCACAGGCTCAAACTCTACCGCATTGCCTACTCAGACACCTTCTTTAGGTACCCACTTGGACCCATTAGCTCGTAG